The following are encoded together in the Bradyrhizobium sp. CCGUVB1N3 genome:
- a CDS encoding LacI family DNA-binding transcriptional regulator — MATIADVARKAGVSVSTVSHVVNGTRRVAPDTARAVEAAITSLSYRPNIMARSLKAASTRSVGIAISSISNPYFSDIICAIETECARLGMMVFLSDTEDDPGRELDVVMALHQRRVDGIILAPSPDPGRRALAYLRDVGLPCVLVDRMPDPAFDQVGINNREAMRNLVARVAALGHRRIGYVGGNPGFATTLERIAGYREGLAGAGDVIDERLLVTGSATTTSAMQATERLLDLDQPPTALVGGNNLATIGIMKAIHRRGLRVPKDISVVGFDDFEWADCFEPRLTLVAQPCAEIGRRAAFLLMERIAAPQGARRTIQLDAVIIERESCGRPQ; from the coding sequence GTGGCGACCATCGCCGATGTAGCCCGCAAAGCGGGCGTTTCGGTCTCGACCGTTTCGCATGTCGTAAACGGCACGCGGCGGGTCGCGCCGGACACGGCGCGCGCGGTGGAAGCGGCGATCACCTCCTTGAGCTACCGTCCCAACATCATGGCGCGGAGCCTGAAGGCCGCTTCGACCCGCTCGGTCGGCATCGCCATCTCCTCGATTTCCAATCCCTATTTCAGCGACATCATCTGTGCGATCGAAACCGAGTGCGCGCGCCTCGGCATGATGGTGTTTCTGTCCGACACCGAGGATGACCCGGGCCGTGAGCTCGACGTCGTCATGGCGCTGCATCAGCGGCGCGTCGACGGCATCATTCTCGCGCCCAGCCCCGATCCCGGGCGTCGCGCGCTGGCCTATCTGCGCGACGTCGGGCTGCCCTGTGTGCTTGTCGATCGCATGCCCGATCCCGCCTTCGATCAGGTCGGCATCAACAACCGCGAGGCGATGCGCAATCTCGTCGCGCGGGTCGCCGCGCTCGGTCATCGCCGTATCGGCTATGTCGGCGGCAATCCCGGATTCGCGACCACGCTCGAGCGTATTGCCGGCTATCGCGAGGGTCTGGCCGGCGCCGGCGACGTGATCGACGAACGCCTTCTCGTCACCGGCAGCGCGACGACGACCAGCGCGATGCAGGCCACGGAGCGGCTGCTTGATCTCGATCAGCCGCCGACCGCGCTGGTCGGCGGCAACAATCTCGCGACGATCGGCATCATGAAAGCGATCCACAGGCGCGGATTGCGGGTGCCGAAAGACATCTCGGTCGTCGGCTTCGACGACTTCGAATGGGCCGATTGCTTCGAGCCGCGCCTGACGCTGGTCGCGCAGCCCTGCGCGGAGATCGGCCGGCGCGCCGCCTTCCTGCTCATGGAGCGCATTGCCGCTCCGCAAGGGGCGCGGCGCACCATTCAACTCGACGCTGTTATCATCGAGCGCGAATCCTGCGGGAGGCCGCAATGA
- a CDS encoding nuclear transport factor 2 family protein translates to MGHREDMLDVIRSAYAARGRGDANGLVAAFHREGVFTLVGDNSALELTGSAQGHPTLQAAFGQFIANFEFVERDILDELVDGERAAVRSRLLVRYVPTGKTFSTEVLDLFRFQDGKIIELIEFADTAQIKAVIS, encoded by the coding sequence ATGGGACATCGCGAAGACATGCTCGACGTCATCAGAAGCGCTTACGCGGCGCGCGGTCGCGGCGACGCAAACGGCCTCGTGGCAGCTTTTCATCGCGAGGGTGTGTTCACCTTGGTCGGCGACAACAGCGCGCTCGAACTGACCGGAAGCGCTCAGGGGCACCCAACCTTGCAAGCGGCTTTCGGTCAATTCATCGCCAATTTCGAGTTCGTGGAGCGCGATATCCTGGACGAGTTGGTTGACGGGGAACGGGCTGCAGTACGGTCGCGCCTCCTCGTCCGATACGTTCCGACCGGGAAAACCTTCAGCACCGAGGTCCTGGATCTGTTCAGATTTCAGGATGGCAAGATCATTGAGCTGATCGAGTTTGCGGACACTGCGCAGATCAAGGCCGTGATCTCATAG
- a CDS encoding DUF1446 domain-containing protein produces MTSSAPFRRFAFAFGTTFAFLYVVALAKDLALFTVFPSLGIVLAGTHHSRDVADPAMGFLAPAIYWYGWAATAALGALMVGLVAASFRGGPARYVWLGWVWVIPTLSMIACVYLTLPWFRL; encoded by the coding sequence ATGACCTCCTCAGCCCCATTCAGACGCTTTGCATTCGCGTTCGGGACCACGTTTGCCTTCCTCTACGTGGTCGCACTTGCCAAGGACCTTGCTCTCTTCACCGTTTTCCCGTCGCTCGGCATCGTGCTCGCGGGCACGCATCACTCACGAGACGTGGCCGACCCTGCGATGGGGTTTCTTGCTCCGGCGATTTATTGGTACGGGTGGGCTGCGACGGCCGCACTCGGGGCATTGATGGTTGGCCTTGTTGCTGCGTCGTTCCGCGGAGGCCCGGCGCGATACGTTTGGTTGGGTTGGGTGTGGGTAATTCCTACGCTCTCGATGATCGCTTGCGTCTATCTCACCCTGCCTTGGTTTCGTCTTTAG